One window of Penaeus chinensis breed Huanghai No. 1 chromosome 3, ASM1920278v2, whole genome shotgun sequence genomic DNA carries:
- the LOC125045036 gene encoding coiled-coil domain-containing protein 77-like isoform X3: MRNGKEKCGGGGSKENPKYTCRGNHDMNVEEELAKLQPSQRLLDYYREKVAKFEQETQELENFLRKYEQAAKPSFLEKEREQMTRELIELRSALSDVNVFIHAERQQVVRLHAENERLKLDTVEAEKKVALLLSLTGLTEGELRVFLRDPRRLTIINQKIPPNLRKIQEKMKKDIKEPDVPESEITLRGRILSLEQQLEEAEKTWLVERNALLQDRTLTASETKAQFAKDQAHHKLLAAKIEEAQRHFKEAVAETMNKTAYIQAQEKIWLAERDHLLSVLSAVQENVPLVTHMQSVEKSGSYSDLAKPNSTCELKDLRRENETLKLELQEAEEMRYMYESQCMQLEQTMCKLREEKEAMEKLYKERSQKLSRQIEMLKQDNLRMDERRRTDIKGFQSDIRLIKNDMKTIVHQIYKITMTLSGTDTMQVDLSALNEIQAVSALVRAVQKMITDTKRNILKLEADINNPNG, translated from the exons ATGAGAAATGGCAAGGAaaaatgtggtggtggtggcagcaaGGAGAATCCCAAATATACATGTCGTGGAAATCAT GATATGAATGTTGAAGAAGAACTGGCCAAGTTACAACCATCACAGCGCCTCCTTGATTACTACAGAGAAAAGGTAGCAAAATTTGAGCAGGAGACCCAGGAACTGGAAAATTTTCTTAGGAA GTATGAGCAAGCAGCAAAGCCATCCTTcttagaaaaggaaagggagcaaATGACACGAGAACTCATCGAGCTGAGATCTGCGCTTTCAGATGTGAACGTTTTCATTCATGCCGAGCGGCAGCAAGTAGTTCGGCTTCATGCTGAGAATGAAAGATTAAAG CTAGATACAGTAGAGGCAGAGAAGAAAGTGGCTCTTCTGCTGTCATTGACTGGTCTCACAGAGGGAGAACTAAGGGTTTTCCTAAGAGATCCTCGTAGATTAACCATCATCAACCAAAAAATACCACCAAACTTGAGGAAGAttcaggaaaaaatgaaaaaagatatCAAGGAACCAG atgtACCCGAGTCAGAAATAACCCTAAGAGGTCGCATTCTTTCTCTTGAACAGCAACTTGAAGAAGCTGAGAAAACCTGGCTGGTTGAAAGGAATGCCCTTTTACAAGATCGAACTCTGACAGCCTCAGAAACAAAAGCCCAGTTTGCCAAGGACCAGGCACATCATAAACTTTTGGCTGCAAA AATAGAGGAAGCCCAGCGACATTTCAAAGAGGCTGTTGCTGAGACTATGAACAAAACAGCTTACATTCAAGCACAAGAAAAGATCTGGCTAGCAGAAAGAGACCATCTTTTATCAGTGTTGTCAGCAGTCCAGGAAAATGTACCTCTAGTCACACACATGCAG TCTGTAGAAAAGTCAGGTAGCTACTCTGACCTTGCCAAACCAAACTCCACTTGTGAACTCAAGGATCTGCGAAGGGAAAATGAGACTTTGAAG CTTGAGCTACAAGAGGCGGAAGAGATGCGCTACATGTATGAATCACAGTGTATGCAGTTAGAGCAAACCATGTGCAAACTTCGTGAAGAGAAAGAGGCTATGGAGAAACTGTACaag GAAAGAAGCCAGAAGTTAAGCCGACAGATTGAAATGTTAAAGCAAGATAATCTACGAATGGATGAACGTAGGAGAACAGATATAAAGGGTTTCCAGTCAGACATTCGCCTGATCAAAAATGACATGAAGACTATTGTTCATCAGATATATAAG aTAACTATGACACTTTCGGGGACTGACACTATGCAAGTAGACCTTAGTGCTCTAAATGAAATTCAGGCCGTTAGTGCACTTGTGAGAGCTGTACAGAAGATGATTACAGATACAAAAAGGAATATTTTGAAGTTAGAGGCTGATATCAATAATCCTAATGGATGA
- the LOC125045036 gene encoding coiled-coil domain-containing protein 77-like isoform X2, with product MAATERLGDSLLRMRNGKEKCGGGGSKENPKYTCRGNHDMNVEEELAKLQPSQRLLDYYREKVAKFEQETQELENFLRKYEQAAKPSFLEKEREQMTRELIELRSALSDVNVFIHAERQQVVRLHAENERLKLDTVEAEKKVALLLSLTGLTEGELRVFLRDPRRLTIINQKIPPNLRKIQEKMKKDIKEPDVPESEITLRGRILSLEQQLEEAEKTWLVERNALLQDRTLTASETKAQFAKDQAHHKLLAAKIEEAQRHFKEAVAETMNKTAYIQAQEKIWLAERDHLLSVLSAVQENVPLVTHMQSVEKSGSYSDLAKPNSTCELKDLRRENETLKLELQEAEEMRYMYESQCMQLEQTMCKLREEKEAMEKLYKERSQKLSRQIEMLKQDNLRMDERRRTDIKGFQSDIRLIKNDMKTIVHQIYKITMTLSGTDTMQVDLSALNEIQAVSALVRAVQKMITDTKRNILKLEADINNPNG from the exons GCTTGGAGATTCTCTGCTTAGAATGAGAAATGGCAAGGAaaaatgtggtggtggtggcagcaaGGAGAATCCCAAATATACATGTCGTGGAAATCAT GATATGAATGTTGAAGAAGAACTGGCCAAGTTACAACCATCACAGCGCCTCCTTGATTACTACAGAGAAAAGGTAGCAAAATTTGAGCAGGAGACCCAGGAACTGGAAAATTTTCTTAGGAA GTATGAGCAAGCAGCAAAGCCATCCTTcttagaaaaggaaagggagcaaATGACACGAGAACTCATCGAGCTGAGATCTGCGCTTTCAGATGTGAACGTTTTCATTCATGCCGAGCGGCAGCAAGTAGTTCGGCTTCATGCTGAGAATGAAAGATTAAAG CTAGATACAGTAGAGGCAGAGAAGAAAGTGGCTCTTCTGCTGTCATTGACTGGTCTCACAGAGGGAGAACTAAGGGTTTTCCTAAGAGATCCTCGTAGATTAACCATCATCAACCAAAAAATACCACCAAACTTGAGGAAGAttcaggaaaaaatgaaaaaagatatCAAGGAACCAG atgtACCCGAGTCAGAAATAACCCTAAGAGGTCGCATTCTTTCTCTTGAACAGCAACTTGAAGAAGCTGAGAAAACCTGGCTGGTTGAAAGGAATGCCCTTTTACAAGATCGAACTCTGACAGCCTCAGAAACAAAAGCCCAGTTTGCCAAGGACCAGGCACATCATAAACTTTTGGCTGCAAA AATAGAGGAAGCCCAGCGACATTTCAAAGAGGCTGTTGCTGAGACTATGAACAAAACAGCTTACATTCAAGCACAAGAAAAGATCTGGCTAGCAGAAAGAGACCATCTTTTATCAGTGTTGTCAGCAGTCCAGGAAAATGTACCTCTAGTCACACACATGCAG TCTGTAGAAAAGTCAGGTAGCTACTCTGACCTTGCCAAACCAAACTCCACTTGTGAACTCAAGGATCTGCGAAGGGAAAATGAGACTTTGAAG CTTGAGCTACAAGAGGCGGAAGAGATGCGCTACATGTATGAATCACAGTGTATGCAGTTAGAGCAAACCATGTGCAAACTTCGTGAAGAGAAAGAGGCTATGGAGAAACTGTACaag GAAAGAAGCCAGAAGTTAAGCCGACAGATTGAAATGTTAAAGCAAGATAATCTACGAATGGATGAACGTAGGAGAACAGATATAAAGGGTTTCCAGTCAGACATTCGCCTGATCAAAAATGACATGAAGACTATTGTTCATCAGATATATAAG aTAACTATGACACTTTCGGGGACTGACACTATGCAAGTAGACCTTAGTGCTCTAAATGAAATTCAGGCCGTTAGTGCACTTGTGAGAGCTGTACAGAAGATGATTACAGATACAAAAAGGAATATTTTGAAGTTAGAGGCTGATATCAATAATCCTAATGGATGA
- the LOC125045036 gene encoding coiled-coil domain-containing protein 77-like isoform X1 encodes MTLHFFSVKLRLGDSLLRMRNGKEKCGGGGSKENPKYTCRGNHDMNVEEELAKLQPSQRLLDYYREKVAKFEQETQELENFLRKYEQAAKPSFLEKEREQMTRELIELRSALSDVNVFIHAERQQVVRLHAENERLKLDTVEAEKKVALLLSLTGLTEGELRVFLRDPRRLTIINQKIPPNLRKIQEKMKKDIKEPDVPESEITLRGRILSLEQQLEEAEKTWLVERNALLQDRTLTASETKAQFAKDQAHHKLLAAKIEEAQRHFKEAVAETMNKTAYIQAQEKIWLAERDHLLSVLSAVQENVPLVTHMQSVEKSGSYSDLAKPNSTCELKDLRRENETLKLELQEAEEMRYMYESQCMQLEQTMCKLREEKEAMEKLYKERSQKLSRQIEMLKQDNLRMDERRRTDIKGFQSDIRLIKNDMKTIVHQIYKITMTLSGTDTMQVDLSALNEIQAVSALVRAVQKMITDTKRNILKLEADINNPNG; translated from the exons ATGACACTACATTTCTTCTCAGTGAAGCTAAG GCTTGGAGATTCTCTGCTTAGAATGAGAAATGGCAAGGAaaaatgtggtggtggtggcagcaaGGAGAATCCCAAATATACATGTCGTGGAAATCAT GATATGAATGTTGAAGAAGAACTGGCCAAGTTACAACCATCACAGCGCCTCCTTGATTACTACAGAGAAAAGGTAGCAAAATTTGAGCAGGAGACCCAGGAACTGGAAAATTTTCTTAGGAA GTATGAGCAAGCAGCAAAGCCATCCTTcttagaaaaggaaagggagcaaATGACACGAGAACTCATCGAGCTGAGATCTGCGCTTTCAGATGTGAACGTTTTCATTCATGCCGAGCGGCAGCAAGTAGTTCGGCTTCATGCTGAGAATGAAAGATTAAAG CTAGATACAGTAGAGGCAGAGAAGAAAGTGGCTCTTCTGCTGTCATTGACTGGTCTCACAGAGGGAGAACTAAGGGTTTTCCTAAGAGATCCTCGTAGATTAACCATCATCAACCAAAAAATACCACCAAACTTGAGGAAGAttcaggaaaaaatgaaaaaagatatCAAGGAACCAG atgtACCCGAGTCAGAAATAACCCTAAGAGGTCGCATTCTTTCTCTTGAACAGCAACTTGAAGAAGCTGAGAAAACCTGGCTGGTTGAAAGGAATGCCCTTTTACAAGATCGAACTCTGACAGCCTCAGAAACAAAAGCCCAGTTTGCCAAGGACCAGGCACATCATAAACTTTTGGCTGCAAA AATAGAGGAAGCCCAGCGACATTTCAAAGAGGCTGTTGCTGAGACTATGAACAAAACAGCTTACATTCAAGCACAAGAAAAGATCTGGCTAGCAGAAAGAGACCATCTTTTATCAGTGTTGTCAGCAGTCCAGGAAAATGTACCTCTAGTCACACACATGCAG TCTGTAGAAAAGTCAGGTAGCTACTCTGACCTTGCCAAACCAAACTCCACTTGTGAACTCAAGGATCTGCGAAGGGAAAATGAGACTTTGAAG CTTGAGCTACAAGAGGCGGAAGAGATGCGCTACATGTATGAATCACAGTGTATGCAGTTAGAGCAAACCATGTGCAAACTTCGTGAAGAGAAAGAGGCTATGGAGAAACTGTACaag GAAAGAAGCCAGAAGTTAAGCCGACAGATTGAAATGTTAAAGCAAGATAATCTACGAATGGATGAACGTAGGAGAACAGATATAAAGGGTTTCCAGTCAGACATTCGCCTGATCAAAAATGACATGAAGACTATTGTTCATCAGATATATAAG aTAACTATGACACTTTCGGGGACTGACACTATGCAAGTAGACCTTAGTGCTCTAAATGAAATTCAGGCCGTTAGTGCACTTGTGAGAGCTGTACAGAAGATGATTACAGATACAAAAAGGAATATTTTGAAGTTAGAGGCTGATATCAATAATCCTAATGGATGA